One Papaver somniferum cultivar HN1 chromosome 10, ASM357369v1, whole genome shotgun sequence genomic window carries:
- the LOC113315417 gene encoding HIPL1 protein-like has protein sequence MVIDESNLFLDLTDIMHVDTEFGLLSVAFHPIFVHNGRFFASYICDGDQWFHVTLSEFTVNNSAINPALATRGNPSEVRRIFMTGIAYKNAIASQLLFGPDRYLYNLTRVGKTELDPYNHAQNKKSMLWKLLKFDVDNFPSEHYN, from the exons ATGGTGATTGATGAATCAAATCTATTTCTAGACTTAACTGACATTATGCATGTGGATACTGAGTTTGGATTGCTGAGTGTGGCATTCCATCCAATATTTGTGCACAATGGACGCTTCTTTGCTTCTTATATTTGTGATGGAGATCAATG GTTTCATGTTACTTTATCAGAGTTTACAGTTAACAACAGCGCAATCAATCCAGCTCTG GCAACACGAGGCAATCCATCCGAAGTGAGAAGGATATTCATGACGGGCATTGCATACAAGAATGCTATTGCAAGCCAACTTCTCTTTGGTCCTGACAGGTATTTATACAACCTGACGAGAGTTGGCAAAACTGAACTGGATCCTTACAATCATGCCCAGAACAAAAAATCTATGCTCTGGAAACTTTTGAAGTTTGACGTTGATAACTTCCCAAGTGAGCATTATAATTAG